Proteins found in one Panicum hallii strain FIL2 chromosome 4, PHallii_v3.1, whole genome shotgun sequence genomic segment:
- the LOC112889940 gene encoding dof zinc finger protein 4-like — protein sequence MQELKPVPGMAGRLFGAGAAANGGSSEAAQQEARKVRCPRCESPNTKFCYYNNYNLAQPRHFCKACRRYWTKGGHLRNVPVGGGCRKHKPKRPTAAAVDGSDRNGKIRHSGCAGASSSPAADGDAPVSSVFSVVTEPSGISSGPSRSVAEAGAGTASCAAGDMRTLLVPPPAPVFSDQAAVFASLFATPRPLPAFSSSSAHSMAEERVATSLAEQQSLDSDAAAAGTAPFSGSARPDGALAAGASDWPTAASGAGVFELAGGIAGDASLPEYWNPESWTDPDPDPTIYLP from the coding sequence ATGCAGGAGCTCAAGCCCGTCCCCGGCATGGCGGGGCGGCTgttcggcgccggcgcggccgccAACGGCGGTTCCTCGGAGGCGGCGCAGCAGGAGGCTCGCAAGGTGCGGTGCCCGCGGTGCGAGTCGCCCAACACCAAGTTCTGCTACTACAACAACTACAACCTCGCGCAGCCGCGCCACTTCTGCAAGGCCTGCCGCCGCTACTGGACCAAGGGCGGCCACCTCCGCAACGTCCCCGTCGGCGGCGGCTGCCGCAAGCACAAGCCCAAGCGCCCCACTGCAGCAGCCGTCGACGGCTCGGACAGAAACGGAAAGATCCGACACTCTGGCTGCGCCGGCGCCAGCTCCAGCCCCGCCGCCGACGGCGACGCGCCGGTGTCGAGCGTGTTCTCTGTTGTGACCGAACCGAGCGGCATCAGCAGCGGCCCCAGCAGGAGCGTCGCGGAGGCTGGCGCCGGCACCGCCAGCTGCGCGGCCGGCGACATGCGGACGCTGCTCGTgcccccgccggcgccggtgtTTTCCGACCAGGCGGCCGTGTTCGCGTCGCTCTTCGCGACGCCGCGGCCTCTCCCGGCCTTCAGTAGTTCATCTGCGCATTCCATGGCAGAGGAGCGCGTTGCCACTTCGCTTGCGGAGCAGCAGTCGCTGGATTCCGATGCGGCCGCCGCAGGCACAGCGCCGTTCTCCGGCTCCGCACGACCGGACGGTGCGCTTGCGGCTGGAGCATCCGACTGGCCGACGGCAGCGTCCGGCGCAGGGGTATTCGAGCTAGCGGGAGGCATCGCCGGTGACGCGTCGCTGCCGGAGTACTGGAACCCAGAAAGCTGGACGGACCCGGACCCGGACCCGACCATCTATCTGCCGTAG
- the LOC112890417 gene encoding uncharacterized protein LOC112890417: MRLLWGPYTADADAVTVFIPMAGVTPVGGRWMDGMDLDGWHHDAHGHKERSAASIMIPRMVHWPWLALPAAIWYGHLELRTIHVGPTPSCASHPPGAVRVQSWDPSRSGFHLYRHQRRAPPRALVPPARPQSRRRLRRRSHISLTESLLRRLAVVFASDSDGLTLGRTEGALGFSRSGSSSTLGFGRLFPGVTSSRPSWISASAVTSAASPWLPSHRFHLTLRNETSALRSIEDDEMINCIISGLRFCLLHYSKGAHPRVLRFCMLRDKDVEYM, translated from the exons ATGCGGTTGTTGTGGGGACCATATACTGCTGATGCTGATGCTGTGACGGTTTTTATACCGATGGCGGGAGTAACACCAGTTGGTGGACGGTGGATGGATGGCATGGATCTGGATGGATGGCATCATGATGCACATGGGCACAAAGAGAGAAGTGCAGCATCTATCATGATCCCACGGATGGTGCACTGGCCGTGGCTAGCTCTACCTGCAGCTATATGGTATGGACACTTGGAGCTGCGCACTATACATG TGGGGCCCACACCATCATGTGCGTCGCACCCACCCGGTGCGGTGAGGGTTCAATCTTGGGACCCATCGAGGTCGGGCTTTCATCTGTACCGTCACCAGCGGCGCGCCCCCCCACGCGCACTGGTCCCGCCGGCGAGGCCGCAAAGTCGTCGTCGTCTCCGGCGCCGGTCCCATATCTCGCTCACCGAGTCTCTTCTCCGACGCCTCGCAGTCGTATTCGCCTCCGACTCCGATGGCCTCACTCTGGGGAG GACCGAGGGAGCCCTGGGATTTTCCCGGAGCGGCTCCTCCTCTACCCTCGGGTTCGGGCGTCTCTTCCCCGGAGTCACCTCGTCTCGGCCGTCGTGGATCTCCGCCTCGGCCGTCACCTCTGCGGCATCTCCTTGGCTGCCATCGCACCGCTTCCACCTGACCCTCCGCAA TGAAACTTCTGCTCTAAGATCAATAGAAGATGATGAGATGATCAATTGCATAATCAGTGGTCTGCGCTTCTGCCTATTACACTATTCCAAAGGTGCACATCCCCGGGTTCTGCGCTTCTGCATGTTAAGAGATAAGGATGTTGAATATATGTAA